In Archangium violaceum, the following are encoded in one genomic region:
- the add gene encoding adenosine deaminase, with the protein MASIRDDELPSSTGIPSAARRSDWAPPPAIPVTEELLLALPKTDLHCHLDGSMRLKTILELAEQQKVKLPADTEDGLARAIHMGEVCKSLEDYLVAFDVTLSVLQTAEALYRSAYELAVDAAAENVRYIEVRYSPALHLQKGLKMTTVIDSVLEGLRVAKRETGIKYGVIVCGIRHINPQTSMRLAELSVAYKNRGVIGFDLAGAEASFPAKDHKDAFQLILKNNVNCTAHAGEAFGPESISQAIHYLGAHRIGHGTRLREDGDLLNYVNDHRIPLEVCPSSNVQTGAVSSLDSHPLKFYFDYGLRVTINTDNRLITDTTVTKELWLSHKELGLSLDDLTTIIVSGFKSAFLPFREKQDLLRAVNQEIAQTLMAFEKRPQAVKQPA; encoded by the coding sequence ATGGCTTCGATTCGCGACGACGAGCTCCCCAGCTCGACTGGTATTCCCTCAGCCGCACGCCGGTCCGACTGGGCCCCGCCCCCGGCCATTCCCGTCACCGAGGAGCTGCTCCTCGCGCTGCCCAAGACGGACCTGCACTGCCACCTGGATGGCTCGATGCGGCTCAAGACGATCCTCGAGCTGGCCGAGCAGCAGAAGGTGAAGCTGCCCGCGGACACCGAGGACGGCCTGGCCCGCGCCATCCACATGGGCGAGGTGTGCAAGAGCCTCGAGGACTACCTGGTGGCCTTCGACGTGACGCTCTCGGTGCTGCAGACGGCCGAGGCCCTCTACCGCTCGGCCTATGAGCTGGCGGTGGACGCGGCGGCGGAGAACGTGCGCTACATCGAGGTGCGCTACTCGCCCGCGCTGCACCTGCAGAAGGGCCTGAAGATGACGACGGTCATCGACTCGGTGCTCGAGGGTCTGCGCGTGGCCAAGCGCGAGACGGGCATCAAGTACGGCGTCATCGTCTGCGGCATCCGCCACATCAACCCGCAGACGTCCATGCGGCTGGCGGAGCTGTCGGTGGCCTACAAGAACCGGGGCGTCATCGGCTTCGACCTGGCGGGCGCCGAGGCGAGCTTCCCGGCCAAGGACCACAAGGACGCCTTCCAGCTCATCCTCAAGAACAACGTCAACTGCACGGCGCACGCGGGCGAGGCCTTCGGGCCCGAGTCCATCTCCCAGGCCATCCACTACCTGGGGGCGCACCGCATCGGCCACGGCACGCGTCTGCGCGAGGATGGCGATCTGCTCAACTACGTGAACGACCACCGGATTCCTCTGGAGGTGTGCCCCTCCTCCAACGTGCAGACGGGCGCGGTGTCCAGCCTGGACTCGCACCCGCTCAAGTTCTACTTCGACTACGGCCTGCGGGTGACCATCAACACCGACAACCGGCTCATCACCGACACCACGGTGACCAAGGAGCTGTGGCTGTCGCACAAGGAGCTGGGGCTGTCGCTGGACGACCTGACCACCATCATCGTCTCCGGCTTCAAGAGCGCGTTCCTCCCGTTCCGCGAGAAGCAGGATCTGCTGCGCGCGGTGAACCAGGAGATCGCCCAGACGCTGATGGCCTTCGAGAAGCGGCCGCAGGCGGTGAAGCAGCCGGCCTGA
- a CDS encoding PQQ-binding-like beta-propeller repeat protein produces the protein MPPRLPQRLLLPLAVVALMAACRQPADRLFATSTDAPSRSGLLPLGDGVLVGNEAGRLLRLDRQGETVWRVELGREVAARPSVSGDSILVGTVGGTLVSLTLAQGTERWRLTGQPPMLTSLVSDANAVYVVAPDGTVRAHAVDSGAVRWRHPLPSGAPRPDATRPLPSPVLFQGLVVVALGEAGLFALSAEDGAVRWRQPLSQVLGMEAQGEVLYVSTRKGEVLALGLADGQVRWRRTLAAALSSPPSLARGQVWVGTEDNLLLALAPGDGREVSRLALPAPLVTQVTGFRDWVLVPTRGNQGWLLALEPAKGPPIFSLRLDTPLLSPPVVLGDQLFVLGHDGRVLSWRLQPPKS, from the coding sequence ATGCCGCCCCGCCTCCCACAGCGCCTCCTCTTACCGCTCGCCGTCGTGGCGCTGATGGCAGCCTGCCGGCAACCCGCCGACAGACTCTTCGCCACCTCCACCGACGCCCCCTCCCGCTCGGGGCTGCTGCCCCTGGGGGACGGGGTGCTGGTGGGCAACGAGGCCGGCAGGCTCCTGAGGCTGGACCGCCAGGGAGAGACCGTCTGGCGCGTGGAGCTCGGCCGCGAGGTCGCCGCGCGCCCCTCGGTGTCCGGGGACAGTATCCTCGTGGGAACAGTGGGCGGAACGCTCGTCAGCCTCACGCTCGCGCAGGGGACGGAGCGCTGGCGACTCACCGGGCAGCCACCCATGCTCACCTCGCTCGTCTCGGACGCGAACGCCGTGTACGTGGTGGCCCCGGACGGCACCGTGCGCGCCCACGCCGTGGACTCCGGCGCGGTGCGGTGGAGGCACCCGCTCCCCTCGGGCGCGCCCCGCCCCGACGCCACACGCCCCCTGCCCTCTCCCGTCCTCTTCCAGGGCCTCGTGGTGGTGGCGCTCGGGGAGGCGGGGCTGTTCGCGCTCTCGGCCGAGGATGGCGCGGTGCGTTGGCGCCAGCCGCTGTCTCAGGTTCTGGGAATGGAGGCCCAGGGTGAGGTGCTGTACGTCTCCACCCGGAAGGGAGAGGTGCTCGCGCTCGGGCTCGCCGATGGGCAGGTGCGCTGGAGGCGGACGCTGGCCGCGGCCCTCTCCAGTCCTCCGAGCCTCGCCCGGGGCCAGGTCTGGGTAGGCACGGAGGACAATCTGCTCCTGGCCCTGGCGCCTGGGGACGGGCGCGAGGTGTCTCGACTGGCCCTGCCCGCGCCCCTGGTGACGCAGGTGACCGGGTTCCGGGACTGGGTGCTGGTGCCCACGCGCGGCAACCAGGGGTGGTTGCTCGCGCTCGAGCCCGCGAAGGGGCCTCCCATCTTTTCGCTGCGGCTGGATACGCCGCTGCTCAGCCCGCCCGTGGTCCTCGGGGATCAGCTCTTCGTGCTGGGGCATGATGGGCGCGTGCTCTCGTGGCGGCTCCAGCCTCCGAAGTCATGA